In Ammospiza caudacuta isolate bAmmCau1 chromosome 2, bAmmCau1.pri, whole genome shotgun sequence, a genomic segment contains:
- the GPR82 gene encoding probable G-protein coupled receptor 82 produces the protein MNNSSCLQPSPATTVALPILYSCLFPAGIFGNILSASIFLRKVPTRRTQYIYLANLVAANLLVCSTMPFLAAYFAEGHRWPYESVACRIAHHLGTLVMHVSMYVTITILCSTALSQYATLKKNCGPQHSPALPGTLHGRLLHEFRRPKFAKYLCAVIWLIVLCITVTAITYNVLERVSGEFPTCYNIKVEAGERPAMIAAYLATVCFFLAFMTVLWSYYSLTRHLSRIQKNTCIGERHLIYRTVKRNILVIQMILTACFLPYHIFRPIFYGFLTDNDCPRLNYLVEIKNVLTCLAATKSSLDPLITLLLDKTFKKSFYALFTKSTPEDQKRNDDIFTEMGRNMERF, from the coding sequence ATGAACAACTCATCATGTCTTCAGCCATCGCCAGCTACCACCGTAGCTCTCCCCATCCTCTACTCCTGCCTGTTTCCCGCTGGAATCTTTGGGAACATTCTGAGTGCCTCAATATTTTTACGTAAAGTGCCCACCAGAAGGACTCAGTACATTTACCTGGCCAACCTGGTGGCTGCAAATCTGCTGGTTTGCAGCACCATGCCCTTCCTGGCCGCCTACTTTGCCGAGGGGCACCGCTGGCCCTACGAGTCGGTGGCGTGCAGGATCGCCCATCACCTGGGGACGCTGGTGATGCACGTCAGCATGTACGTGACCATCACCATCCTGTGCTCCACTGCCCTCAGCCAGTATGCCACCCTGAAGAAGAACTGTGGCCCACAAcactccccagctctgccaggaacCCTCCACGGGCGCCTCCTGCACGAGTTCCGGCGGCCAAAGTTCGCTAAATATTTGTGTGCTGTTATCTGGCTGATTGTGCTGTGCATTACAGTCACAGCCATCACCTACAACGTCCTGGAGAGGGTTTCAGGAGAGTTCCCCACGTGCTACAACATCAAGGTAGAAGCTGGTGAACGTCCTGCAATGATTGCAGCTTATCTTGCCACTGTGTGTTTCTTTCTGGCTTTTATGACTGTTTTGTGGTCATACTATTCTCTTACCAGACATCTGAGCAGAATACAAAAAAACACCTGCATTGGAGAAAGACATCTCATTTACAGAACAGTGAAAAGAAACATTCTTGTCATCCAGATGATATTAACTGCCTGTTTTCTTCCATATCATATTTTCAGGCCAATTTTCTATGGATTTCTTACAGATAATGACTGTCCAAGATTAAATTATCTagtagaaattaaaaatgtccTTACTTGTCTTGCTGCTACTAAAAGCAGTTTAGATCCACTTATAACCCTTCTGTTAGATAAAACATTTAAGAAAAGTTTTTATGCCCTGTTTACAAAATCCACACCAGAGGATCAGAAACGTAATGATgacattttcactgaaatggGAAGGAATATGGAAAGATTCTAA